One window from the genome of Ananas comosus cultivar F153 linkage group 13, ASM154086v1, whole genome shotgun sequence encodes:
- the LOC109719496 gene encoding protein GPR107-like: MDNLLFLVVAAVVVVAMIGPSAAEIKTLKIESDPRAIILFEKFGFTPRGSVTISVSSASSSLSAPDPSLLGFFLVSDEELLQASYASQLPSAEENAPSCVLSSPYVKKLFTFGDLTDGYFNNSFPIVQPDEYSLCFANCAPETLVSMAVRTEMFNTLPDGSRDYLSVGVSRVPAIYAFFAVAYVAFLAAWIYLSLYKNRLSAHRIHHLMSGLLLARFLYLICAAEDQHYIRVTGTSHGWDVLFYLFQFIKGVLLFAVIVLIGTGWSFLKPFLQEREKKVLMVVIPLQVIANIASVVIGETGPFIRDWVTWNQVFLLIDVICCCAVLFPIIWSIRSLRETSKTDGKAARNLAKLQLFRQFYIVVIGYLYFTRIIVYALRTIASYKYRWVSVAAEEAASLAFYLFMFYMFRPVERNQYFVLDDEEEEAAEMALREEEFEL; the protein is encoded by the coding sequence aTGGATAACCTCCTCTtcctcgtcgtcgccgccgtcgtcgtcgtcgccatgATCGGCCCCTCCGCGGCGGAGATCAAAACCCTGAAGATCGAATCCGACCCCCGCGCCATCATCCTCTTCGAGAAGTTCGGCTTCACCCCGCGCGGCTCCGTCACCATCTCCGTGTCCTCCGCCTCGTCCTCCCTCTCCGCGCCCGACCCGTCCCTCCTTGGCTTCTTCCTCGTCTCCGACGAGGAACTCCTCCAAGCCTCCTACGCCTCCCAGCTCCCCTCCGCCGAGGAGAACGCCCCCTCCTGCGTCCTCTCCAGCCCCTACGTGAAGAAGCTCTTCACCTTCGGCGACCTCACCGACGGCTACTTCAACAACTCCTTCCCCATCGTCCAGCCCGACGAGTACTCCCTCTGCTTCGCCAACTGCGCCCCCGAAACCCTAGTCTCCATGGCCGTGCGCACCGAGATGTTCAACACCCTCCCCGACGGATCCCGTGACTACCTCTCCGTCGGCGTCTCCCGCGTCCCCGCCATCTACGCCTTCTTCGCCGTCGCCTACGTCGCCTTCCTCGCCGCGTGGATCTACCTCTCCCTCTACAAGAACCGCCTCTCCGCGCATCGGATCCATCACCTCATGTCCGGGCTCCTCCTCGCCCGATTCCTCTATCTCATCTGCGCCGCCGAGGACCAGCACTACATCCGCGTCACCGGGACCTCGCACGGATGGGACGTGCTCTTCTACCTCTTCCAATTCATCAAGGGTGTGCTCCTCTTCGCCGTCATCGTCCTCATCGGCACCGGGTGGTCCTTCCTCAAGCCCTTCCTCCAGGAGCGCGAGAAGAAGGTGCTCATGGTGGTGATCCCACTTCAGGTGATCGCCAACATCGCCTCCGTCGTGATCGGCGAGACCGGGCCCTTCATCCGCGACTGGGTCACCTGGAACCAGGTCTTCCTCCTCATCGACGTGATCTGCTGCTGCGCCGTGCTCTTCCCCATCATCTGGTCCATCCGGTCCCTCCGCGAGACCTCCAAGACCGACGGCAAGGCCGCCAGGAACCTCGCCAAGCTGCAGCTCTTCCGCCAGTTCTACATCGTCGTGATCGGATACCTCTACTTCACGCGGATCATCGTCTACGCCCTCAGGACCATTGCTTCCTACAAATATCGGTGGGTGAGCGTCGCCGCAGAGGAGGCCGCGAGCCTTGCCTTCTACCTGTTCATGTTCTACATGTTCCGGCCTGTCGAGAGGAATCAGTACTTTGTTCTCgacgatgaggaggaggaggctgcTGAGATGGCGCTTCGTGAGGAAGAATTCGAGCTCTAG